GTACGCGTACGCCTGCTTGCGGCGGCCGGGGCCGATCACGTGCTGGTGCTTCCGTTCGACCGCGATATGTCGCAGTGGAGCCCAGAGGAGTTCGTCGACCGGGTCGTCGTGAAGGCCCTGCGCGCGGCCGCGGTCGTCGTCGGCGAGAACTTCCGGTTCGGCTCGAAGGCCGCCGGTGATGTTGCGTTCCTACGCGAACAGGGTGCCGCAAAGGGCTTCACAGTCGAGGGTCTCGCGCTCGACGGTGACGAGCAGCCGTGGTCATCGACGTACGTACGCTCACTCGTTGCGTCCGGCGATGTCGCCGCCGCGGCTCAGGTGCTCGGTCGCTTCCACGGCGTCGACGGTGTCGTCGTCGAGGGCGACAAGCGGGGGCGCGAGCTCGGCTTCCCGACGGCAAACATCCCGGCGTCGAACGCCGTTGCCGTACCCGACGACGGAGTCTACGCGGGGTGGCTGCGAGTCGACGGCGTGAAGGACGCCTTGCCGGCCGCGATCAGCGTCGGCACCAACCCGACCTTCGACGGCATCGACCGGCGCGTCGAATCGTACGTACTCGACCGCGACGACCTGGAGCTGTACGGCGTTCACGTCGAGGCGCTCTTCGTCGACCGAGTACGCGGCCAGGTCGCGTTCGACGGACGTGCGGCCCTGATCGAGCAGATGCACCGTGACGTAGCCGACGTACGACGCCTGCTCGCCGCCGCCCCCACCCCCTGAGCGGGACGTTCGCGCGGCGACACACAGGTGTGTCGCACTC
The sequence above is drawn from the Nocardioidaceae bacterium SCSIO 66511 genome and encodes:
- a CDS encoding bifunctional riboflavin kinase/FAD synthetase, with protein sequence MTVWRSIEEVDLEDRPSVVTIGNFDGVHLGHRHVLRRAHEVAADSPADASVVAVTFDPHPMQVIAPSRVPARLTSIDVRVRLLAAAGADHVLVLPFDRDMSQWSPEEFVDRVVVKALRAAAVVVGENFRFGSKAAGDVAFLREQGAAKGFTVEGLALDGDEQPWSSTYVRSLVASGDVAAAAQVLGRFHGVDGVVVEGDKRGRELGFPTANIPASNAVAVPDDGVYAGWLRVDGVKDALPAAISVGTNPTFDGIDRRVESYVLDRDDLELYGVHVEALFVDRVRGQVAFDGRAALIEQMHRDVADVRRLLAAAPTP